A region from the Marinobacter sp. SS13-12 genome encodes:
- the urtE gene encoding urea ABC transporter ATP-binding subunit UrtE has product MLKIQKLNQYYGESHTLWDLDLDVPQGQCTCVMGRNGVGKTTLMKCIMGEEATKSGSIEFAQDVELTKKKIEDRSRLGIGYVPQGRQIFPLLTVEENLRTGLAVRADGSKKIPERVYELFPVLKEMKNRRGGDLSGGQQQQLAIGRALVIEPRLLILDEPGEGIQPNIVAQIGEVIRRLIEEDGLTVLLVEQKLPFARKYADRFAILDRGRRVAEDEIGGLTDELIKKHLTV; this is encoded by the coding sequence ATCCAGAAGCTCAACCAATACTACGGCGAAAGCCACACCCTCTGGGATCTGGACCTGGACGTACCCCAGGGCCAATGCACCTGCGTAATGGGCCGCAACGGCGTGGGCAAAACCACCCTGATGAAATGCATCATGGGCGAGGAAGCCACCAAAAGCGGCAGCATCGAATTCGCCCAGGATGTGGAACTCACCAAAAAGAAAATTGAAGACCGCTCACGCCTCGGTATTGGCTACGTGCCCCAGGGAAGGCAGATATTCCCGCTGCTGACCGTGGAAGAAAACCTGCGCACCGGCCTGGCCGTGCGTGCAGATGGCAGCAAGAAAATTCCCGAGCGGGTGTATGAGTTGTTTCCGGTGCTGAAGGAAATGAAGAATCGCAGAGGTGGTGATCTATCTGGTGGGCAGCAACAGCAGCTGGCCATTGGCCGGGCGCTGGTGATCGAGCCCAGGCTGCTGATTCTGGACGAGCCGGGGGAGGGCATTCAGCCGAACATAGTGGCGCAGATTGGGGAGGTTATTCGCAGGCTGATTGAGGAGGATGGCCTGACGGTTCTGCTGGTTGAGCAGAAGTTGCCGTTTGCGCGGAAGTATGCGGATCGGTTTGCGATTTTGGATCGGGGGAGGCGGGTTGCTGAAGACGAAATCGGTGGTCTTACCGATGAGCTGATCAAAAAGCATCTTACGGTGTAA